Proteins from a single region of Macrotis lagotis isolate mMagLag1 chromosome 2, bilby.v1.9.chrom.fasta, whole genome shotgun sequence:
- the ETNK2 gene encoding ethanolamine kinase 2 isoform X1, giving the protein MAVRPSPPLPGSLFHLKRQRSCPQCTWGMEEKTAAPSGASGAGRELPGPRRTSAVQYFNTAVDPNHILPGALRLIQELRPHWKPEQVKTKRFTDGITNKLVACFVEDDMRDAVLVRIYGERTELLVDRENEVRNFQLLRAHGCAPKLYCTFQNGLCYEFLPGMALGPEHILEPGLFRLIAREMAKIHAIHANGCLPKPGLWPKMYSYFTLVKNSFNASLSQSIPSLEVLEQEMAWLKEHLSQLDSPIVFCHNDLLCKNIIYNEKKGHVRFIDYEYAGYNYQAFDIGNHFNEFAGVNEVDYSLYPSRETQLRWLNYYLQAHKQLCKEGWGGTTVTPMEVEKLYVQVNKFALASHFFWAFWALIQNQFSTIDFDFLRYAVIRFNQYFKVKPQVSALEMPK; this is encoded by the exons ATGGCTGTTCGCCCTTCTCCTCCTCTGCCCGGCTCCCTATTTCACCTGAAGAGGCAGAGATCTTGCCCACAGTGCACATGGGGCATGGAGGAGAAGACAGCGGCGCCGTCGGGGGCCAGCGGGGCCGGCCGGGAGCTGCCGGGCCCCCGGAGGACATCCGCGGTCCAGTACTTCAATACTGCGGTGGACCCGAACCACATCCTCCCCGGAGCCCTCCGGCTCATCCAGGAGCTGCGGCCGCACTGGAAGCCCGAGCAAGTTAAGACCAAG CGCTTCACTGATGGGATCACCAACAAGCTGGTGGCCTGCTTTGTGGAAGATGACATGAGGGATGCAGTGCTGGTCCGCATCTATGGGGAGCGGACAGAGCTTCTGGTGGATCGGGAGAATGAGGTCAGGAACTTCCAGCTCCTTCGGGCCCATGGCTGTGCACCCAAACTCTATTgtactttccaaaatggtttgTGCTATGAGTTTCTCCCAGGCATGGCTTTGGGGCCCGAGCATATCCTCGAACCCGGGCTCTTCAG ACTGATCGCCCGGGAAATGGCGAAAATCCACGCCATCCATGCCAACGGCTGTCTGCCCAAACCTGGCTTGTGGCCCAAAATGTACAGCTATTTTACTCTTGTCAAGAATTCTTTCAACGCCAG CCTTTCCCAGAGCATACCCAGTTTGGAGGTCCTCGAGCAGGAAATGGCCTGGTTGAAGGAGCACCTTTCCCAGTTGGATTCTCCCATAGTATTTTGCCATAATGACCTGCTTTGCAAGAATATCATCTATAATGAAAAGAAAG GTCATGTCAGATTCATAGACTATGAATATGCGGGCTACAATTACCAAGCCTTTGACATTGGCAATCACTTCAATGAGTTTGCAG GTGTGAATGAGGTGGACTATAGCCTCTACCCCAGCCGGGAGACTCAACTTCGCTGGCTGAATTACTACCTGCAAGCCCACAAGCAGCTCTGCAAGGAAGGCTGGGGTGGGACAACTGTGACCCCCATGGAGGTGGAGAAGCTCTATGTACAAGTTAACAAGTTTGCTCTG GCCTCTCACTTCTTCTGGGCATTCTGGGCTCTCATCCAGAACCAGTTCTCTACCATCGACTTTGACTTCCTCAG